The following proteins come from a genomic window of Nicotiana tomentosiformis chromosome 12, ASM39032v3, whole genome shotgun sequence:
- the LOC104118645 gene encoding expansin-like B1 has product MHYQLVLILLLVLFLMLFNFQMAPQVRAIFFTSFIFIQVYLGNAQTFIHSKAAYYPNSEEKGTDTGACGFGTFGATINGGDVSAASDLYRDGLGCGACYQVRCTNSNYCSDNGVTIVITDHGASGGTDFILSQRAFGRMAQTKDAAASLLSLGNVDIEYRRVSCSYPSKNITIKIDESSDNPYYLAFVIWYQQGKTDITAVQLCETQNFVCKLLDRTRGAVWTSSSPPRGPLQIRMLLSTDDGDETWIVPVNNIPENWKAGETYDSGIQVD; this is encoded by the exons ATGCACTACCAACTTGTTCTTATATTGCTTCTCGTTCTCTTTCTTATGCTCTTTAATTTTCAAATGGCTCCTCAAGTTCGTGCAATATTTTTCACATCTTTTATTTTCATACAAGTTTATTTGGGAAATGCTCAAACATTTATCCATTCTAAAGCAGCTTATTATCCAAATTCAGAAGAAAAAGGAACAGACA CTGGGGCATGTGGATTTGGTACTTTTGGAGCAACAATCAATGGTGGAGATGTATCAGCTGCATCAGATCTCTATCGAGATGGTCTAGGATGTGGAGCATGCTACCAG GTGAGGTGCACAAACAGTAACTACTGCTCGGATAATGGAGTTACTATAGTTATAACTGACCATGGAGCAAGTGGTGGCACAGACTTTATTCTAAGCCAGAGAGCCTTTGGTCGAATGGCTCAGACAAAAGATGCTGCTGCTTCTCTATTATCACTTGGTAATGTGGATATTGAGTATAGAAG GGTTTCCTGCAGCTACCCAAGCAAGAATATTACAATCAAGATTGATGAGAGCAGCGATAATCCTTATTACTTGGCTTTTGTAATATGGTATCAACAAGGCAAAACGGACATTACTGCTGTGCAATTGTGTGAG ACacaaaattttgtgtgcaagcTATTGGATAGGACACGTGGAGCAGTATGGACTAGTTCTTCACCTCCAAGAGGACCATTGCAAATAAGAATGCTACTCAGTACTGATGATGGAGATGAGACATGGATTGTTCCTGTCAATAATATACCTGAGAATTGGAAAGCTGGTGAAACATATGACTCAGGAATTCAAGTGGATTAa